One stretch of Streptomyces hygroscopicus DNA includes these proteins:
- a CDS encoding serine protease, whose amino-acid sequence MSGHVMSRHPFAGRAGAVIAAMTLALATPAAASDSHSGGLHDSEWALTALKAERAWKISKGAGVTVAVIGTGVDATHPDLRGRVVRGKDFAGGTGGFGTRDGGKAAEQSTHAAGIIAGTGRNYRGDGVYGLAPQAKVMPLGVYRDGKALADPTAKAIRHAVGQGARVIDLAVSFKRPTPALRSAVKYAVAKDAVIVAGAGDNGKEGNKPTYPAALPGVVAVVATDKKGAVWTSSHHGGKTLLAAPGVSILTTSGNDDYWTGDGTGFAAPWVAAGAALLRSEHPRWNANQVVQKLIDTADRKGSAGHDPRYGYGVIAPAKALADRAAPPASAGLSAPRRHAAATPAASAAKTDGDESALVTIGVVAGVLVVLAVLAVVLISRRKPPPDNSHNG is encoded by the coding sequence ATGTCAGGTCACGTGATGTCACGCCATCCATTCGCCGGCCGGGCCGGAGCGGTCATCGCAGCGATGACGCTCGCACTGGCCACGCCGGCTGCGGCAAGTGATTCCCATTCCGGGGGGCTGCACGATTCCGAATGGGCGCTGACCGCGCTCAAAGCGGAACGCGCCTGGAAAATCAGCAAAGGTGCCGGGGTGACCGTGGCGGTCATCGGCACCGGGGTCGACGCGACCCATCCGGATCTGCGCGGGCGCGTGGTCCGCGGAAAGGATTTCGCGGGCGGCACCGGCGGCTTCGGCACCCGGGACGGCGGCAAGGCGGCCGAGCAGTCCACCCATGCCGCCGGAATCATCGCCGGCACCGGCCGCAATTACCGCGGTGACGGGGTGTACGGCCTCGCGCCCCAGGCCAAGGTGATGCCGCTCGGCGTCTACCGCGACGGAAAGGCCCTCGCCGACCCCACCGCGAAGGCCATACGCCACGCGGTCGGCCAGGGCGCCCGCGTCATCGATCTCGCCGTCTCCTTCAAGCGCCCGACCCCCGCGCTGCGGTCCGCGGTGAAGTACGCCGTCGCCAAGGACGCCGTGATCGTGGCCGGCGCGGGCGACAACGGCAAGGAAGGCAACAAGCCCACCTACCCGGCCGCCCTCCCCGGAGTGGTCGCCGTGGTGGCCACCGACAAGAAGGGCGCCGTCTGGACCTCCTCCCACCACGGTGGGAAGACCCTCCTGGCCGCCCCCGGCGTCTCCATCCTCACCACCTCCGGCAACGACGACTACTGGACCGGCGACGGCACCGGCTTCGCGGCGCCCTGGGTCGCGGCGGGGGCCGCGCTGCTGCGCTCGGAGCACCCCCGCTGGAACGCCAACCAGGTCGTACAGAAGCTGATCGACACCGCCGACCGCAAGGGCTCCGCGGGCCACGACCCGCGTTATGGATACGGGGTGATCGCCCCGGCCAAGGCGCTGGCGGACCGGGCCGCGCCACCGGCCTCCGCCGGGCTCTCCGCTCCCCGCCGCCATGCGGCCGCCACCCCGGCCGCCTCCGCCGCCAAAACCGACGGGGATGAATCCGCCCTGGTCACGATAGGGGTGGTGGCCGGAGTCCTGGTGGTGCTCGCGGTCCTGGCGGTGGTGCTCATCAGCCGGCGCAAGCCCCCGCCCGACAACTCCCACAACGGCTGA
- a CDS encoding aromatic ring-opening dioxygenase LigA, which produces MGDNRIDVVVADDDPAVREALADLIDSHPDLELVGLAINHEQAVRAAVDHHPRVVIMDVHMPRGDAPSSVRAIRDQVPDARVVALSAHGERETVLNMLAVGASGYLVKGTPAEEILEAIIRAARDQFSMSAELLADCAEPLRRAERASWRFEDLVGNRLEDSFLELLGHAPCGVLIVGPRGRIEYANEHSRHMFGYSSAELRDKRLRDLVPERYRTASEQLIGRVFTSPSAMSGRRRDGTEFPAQFSGGHLQGRQPRGVVFIADLSQLRAAESRFRQLIESSPDAMLIVDTSGRIQAANNRTEALFGYDRDHLIGRAVEALLPDQPLTVSLREWDDSLEEPVGHSVELVGRRSDAKQFPADVSISPLRTEEGLLTVLTIRDITEVQRAQFVLERSLELLEVTDRDRQALLSHLVHAQEAERGRIAADIHDDTIQVITAASLRLQQLRRRLRDPDEQRVMDKLDETLKLSLSRLRQLIFDLRPSSLEHGCLAGALRGLLEQIRTETGITYRLEDRLTAHPPAETMALIYRTAQEALVNVRKHAHAKTVHVQLLGLDDGCLVRIVDDGEGYNPLEVESRPGHLGLSLIQERAQIAGGWCRIESEPGSGTTVEFWVPLGAPPGASLDPDSPEGDPQP; this is translated from the coding sequence ATGGGCGACAACCGGATCGATGTTGTGGTGGCCGATGACGACCCGGCCGTCCGGGAGGCGCTCGCCGACCTCATCGACTCCCACCCCGACCTGGAACTGGTGGGCCTGGCCATCAACCATGAGCAGGCCGTGCGCGCGGCGGTCGATCACCACCCCCGGGTCGTGATCATGGACGTGCACATGCCCCGGGGCGACGCCCCCAGCAGTGTCCGGGCCATCCGCGACCAGGTCCCCGACGCCCGGGTGGTGGCGCTGTCCGCCCACGGCGAACGCGAGACCGTGCTGAACATGCTCGCCGTCGGGGCCAGCGGCTATCTGGTCAAGGGCACCCCCGCCGAAGAGATCCTCGAGGCGATCATCCGGGCCGCCCGCGATCAGTTCAGCATGTCCGCGGAGCTCCTCGCGGACTGCGCCGAGCCGCTGCGCCGCGCCGAGCGCGCCTCCTGGCGGTTCGAGGACCTGGTCGGCAACCGCCTGGAGGACTCGTTCCTGGAGCTGCTCGGCCACGCACCGTGCGGCGTCCTGATCGTCGGCCCCCGCGGCCGGATCGAGTACGCCAACGAACACAGCCGGCACATGTTCGGCTACAGCTCGGCGGAGCTGCGCGACAAGCGGCTGCGGGACCTCGTCCCCGAGCGCTACCGCACCGCCTCCGAGCAGCTGATCGGCCGGGTCTTCACCTCGCCGTCGGCGATGAGCGGGCGCCGCCGCGACGGCACCGAGTTCCCCGCCCAGTTCAGCGGCGGCCATCTGCAGGGCCGACAGCCCCGCGGAGTGGTCTTCATCGCCGACCTGAGCCAGCTTCGGGCGGCCGAGAGCCGGTTCCGCCAGCTCATCGAGTCCTCCCCGGACGCGATGCTGATCGTGGACACCAGCGGCCGGATCCAGGCGGCGAACAACCGCACCGAGGCGCTCTTCGGCTACGACCGCGACCATCTGATCGGCCGGGCCGTGGAGGCCCTCCTGCCCGACCAGCCGCTCACCGTCTCGCTGCGCGAATGGGACGACAGCCTGGAGGAGCCCGTGGGCCACAGCGTGGAGCTGGTCGGCCGGCGCAGCGACGCCAAGCAGTTCCCCGCCGACGTCAGCATCAGCCCGCTGCGTACGGAGGAGGGCCTGCTCACCGTCCTGACCATCCGGGACATCACCGAGGTGCAGCGCGCCCAGTTCGTCCTGGAGCGCAGCCTGGAGCTGCTGGAGGTCACCGACCGCGACCGCCAGGCGCTGCTCAGCCATCTGGTCCACGCCCAGGAGGCCGAGCGGGGGCGGATCGCCGCCGACATCCACGACGACACCATCCAGGTGATCACCGCGGCCAGCCTCCGCCTCCAGCAGCTCCGCCGGCGGCTGCGGGACCCGGACGAGCAGCGGGTGATGGACAAGCTGGACGAGACCCTGAAGCTCTCGCTCAGCCGACTGCGGCAGCTGATCTTCGACCTGCGGCCGTCCAGCCTGGAACACGGCTGCCTGGCCGGGGCGCTGCGCGGACTGCTGGAGCAGATACGCACCGAGACCGGTATCACCTACCGGCTGGAGGACCGGCTCACGGCCCATCCCCCGGCCGAGACGATGGCGCTGATCTACCGGACCGCCCAGGAGGCGCTGGTGAACGTGCGCAAGCACGCCCACGCCAAGACGGTCCATGTGCAGCTCCTCGGGCTCGACGACGGCTGCCTGGTGCGGATCGTCGACGACGGCGAGGGCTACAACCCGCTCGAGGTGGAGTCCCGCCCCGGCCATCTCGGGCTCTCCCTGATCCAGGAGCGGGCCCAGATCGCGGGCGGCTGGTGCCGCATCGAGAGCGAACCCGGCTCCGGCACCACCGTGGAGTTCTGGGTGCCGCTCGGCGCTCCCCCGGGCGCGTCGCTCGACCCCGACTCCCCCGAAGGGGACCCACAGCCGTGA
- a CDS encoding glycosyl transferase encodes MIVAIIYLVLIVVSILLTVQSAHVLYLMLYTWDRADAERKARAPDEFLPPQISFSVLLPARHEEDVIQSTIERVVRANYPAELLEVFVICSQDDDGTIKKAEEKIDELKRKGLRNVRVVVFDDEPINKPHGLNTALPHTANKVVTIFDAEDDIHPEIFSLVNTVMVQEKVRVVQAGVQLMNYESNWYSTLNVLEYFFWFKSRLHYHAHYGSIPLGGNTVFFARELLLRLGGWDDRNLTEDADMGLRISAMGERVRVVYDDRYVTKEETPPTLGHFIRQRTRWSQGFMQTLKKGTWKKMPTRKQRWLAVYVLAFPRGQALLGLYLPISLGMILILKVPVLIALVSYLPVLLLAAHFLVQAVGLYEFTSAHGLEASPKAVLRMAIAWFPFQMVLAYAALRAMRREMLGRHDWEKTQHVGAHRATTEEAESRVG; translated from the coding sequence ATGATTGTCGCCATCATCTACCTGGTGCTGATCGTGGTCTCGATTCTGCTCACCGTGCAGTCGGCCCACGTCCTCTACCTCATGCTCTACACCTGGGACCGGGCAGATGCCGAACGGAAGGCCAGGGCGCCGGATGAATTCCTGCCGCCCCAGATCTCCTTCAGTGTCCTACTGCCCGCCCGGCATGAGGAAGACGTCATCCAGAGCACCATCGAGCGCGTGGTGCGGGCCAACTATCCGGCCGAACTGCTGGAGGTCTTCGTGATCTGCTCACAGGACGACGACGGCACGATCAAAAAGGCCGAGGAGAAGATCGACGAGCTGAAGCGGAAAGGGCTGCGCAACGTGCGGGTCGTGGTGTTCGACGACGAGCCGATCAACAAGCCGCACGGCCTCAACACGGCCCTTCCGCACACCGCCAACAAGGTAGTGACGATCTTCGACGCGGAAGACGACATCCACCCGGAGATCTTCAGCCTGGTGAACACCGTGATGGTGCAGGAGAAGGTCAGGGTGGTCCAGGCCGGTGTGCAGCTGATGAACTACGAGTCCAACTGGTACTCGACGCTCAACGTTCTGGAGTACTTCTTCTGGTTCAAGAGCCGGCTGCACTACCACGCCCACTACGGCTCGATCCCGCTCGGCGGCAACACCGTCTTCTTCGCCCGTGAGCTGCTGTTGCGGCTCGGCGGCTGGGACGACCGCAACCTCACCGAGGACGCCGATATGGGCCTGCGGATATCCGCCATGGGCGAGCGGGTGCGCGTCGTCTACGACGACCGGTATGTGACCAAGGAGGAAACCCCGCCGACCCTCGGCCACTTCATCCGGCAGCGCACCCGCTGGAGCCAGGGCTTCATGCAGACCCTGAAGAAGGGCACCTGGAAGAAGATGCCGACGCGCAAACAGCGCTGGCTCGCCGTCTACGTCCTGGCGTTCCCGCGCGGACAGGCGCTGCTCGGCCTCTATCTCCCGATCTCGCTCGGCATGATTCTGATCCTCAAGGTGCCGGTGCTGATCGCGCTCGTCTCCTATCTGCCCGTCCTGCTGCTGGCCGCGCACTTTCTGGTCCAGGCGGTCGGTCTGTACGAGTTCACCAGCGCCCACGGCCTAGAAGCCTCACCAAAGGCCGTCCTGCGCATGGCCATCGCCTGGTTCCCCTTCCAGATGGTCCTCGCGTACGCCGCGCTGCGGGCCATGCGGCGCGAGATGCTCGGCCGCCACGACTGGGAGAAGACACAGCACGTAGGCGCCCACCGGGCCACCACCGAGGAGGCGGAGTCGCGTGTCGGATGA
- a CDS encoding signal peptidase II, translated as MKPHPATGRLFFPLAALVVIVADQLSKAMALAAWSGTVGPQARFGPFCALLVRNTGVAFGLGHSRPALIVVITLAGAVATLGAAGAGLRVRGRGAALGLGLIAGGAVGNGADRMIRSPGPLRGAVIDWITLDARGPVFNLADVALITGTLLTAALLLRRTSRERAVALPGGGVGPDPIVSLRPCAPRPDPRPDPTPAPSLGPAPAPPPSAPPRAPSPSPGPARSAPPPSPTHDPPDPRGLPRSP; from the coding sequence ATGAAGCCCCATCCGGCGACCGGCCGGCTCTTCTTCCCCTTGGCCGCGCTCGTCGTGATCGTGGCCGATCAGCTCAGCAAGGCCATGGCGCTGGCCGCCTGGAGCGGCACCGTGGGGCCACAGGCCCGGTTCGGGCCGTTCTGCGCGCTGCTGGTGCGCAACACCGGGGTGGCCTTCGGCCTGGGCCACAGCAGGCCCGCGCTGATCGTCGTGATCACGCTCGCGGGCGCGGTGGCCACGCTGGGTGCGGCCGGTGCGGGGCTGCGGGTCCGCGGCCGGGGCGCGGCGCTGGGTCTGGGGCTGATCGCCGGGGGAGCGGTGGGGAACGGCGCCGACCGGATGATCCGGTCGCCGGGCCCGCTGCGCGGGGCCGTCATCGACTGGATCACGCTGGACGCCCGCGGGCCGGTGTTCAACCTCGCCGATGTGGCCCTGATCACCGGGACCCTGCTCACCGCGGCCCTGCTGCTGCGCAGAACCTCGCGTGAACGGGCGGTCGCGCTGCCCGGCGGGGGCGTGGGGCCCGACCCGATCGTCAGCCTCCGGCCTTGTGCACCGCGCCCTGATCCGCGTCCCGATCCGACCCCGGCACCCTCCCTGGGACCGGCTCCGGCTCCGCCTCCGTCGGCGCCGCCCCGGGCACCGTCTCCGTCCCCGGGACCGGCTCGGTCGGCGCCGCCTCCGTCCCCGACGCATGACCCTCCCGATCCGCGAGGACTGCCGCGAAGTCCCTGA
- a CDS encoding hisitidine kinase: MHRVLVVEHHPLVLSALADLVVEEPGLELSGIAGSAREAISLANHMQPDVVLIDVDEPSWQTQRLVRLIGELLPSARIVRLTAVSDPQMECLESPTNNPSILKTAVPEFLRSITE; encoded by the coding sequence ATGCACAGAGTTCTCGTCGTGGAGCACCACCCACTGGTGTTGAGTGCTCTCGCCGATCTCGTAGTCGAGGAGCCCGGACTGGAGCTATCCGGAATTGCGGGGTCGGCCCGAGAAGCAATTTCTCTGGCCAACCACATGCAGCCGGATGTGGTGCTGATCGACGTGGATGAGCCCAGCTGGCAAACGCAGCGGCTGGTCCGCCTGATCGGCGAACTCCTACCGTCCGCGCGGATTGTCCGGCTGACCGCAGTCTCCGACCCGCAGATGGAATGTCTGGAATCTCCGACGAACAACCCCAGCATCCTCAAGACCGCAGTACCCGAATTCCTCAGGAGTATCACCGAATGA
- a CDS encoding endo-1,4-beta-glucanase — protein MNSPMDQNNAPTTETKRTPRSQRLRFGIAAAVVAAAAVGGTVTAFAVNNSDGQSATTTSAAEAKASGAGADGPLSTKKSEIVDANGKKVVLTGVNWFGFETGTYAPHGLWTRNWESMLDQMAKQGFNTMRLPYANEMFKSSAKPNGIDWHKNPDLKGLTPQQIMDKIVKGATDRGIRVILDQHRPDQYGQSELWYSQSLSEKQWMDDWVKLAKRYKNNDRVIGADLHNEPRGQATWGDGNPKTDWQLAATKAGNAIHKVNKNWLIFVEGTDRHKNEQFWWGGDLQGVKKHPVKLKEPNKVVYSAHDYGPGVYNQNWFMAKDFPKNMPAIWEKHWAYIKKQNIAPLLLGEFGGKKTAGKSSEAVWQNALMDYLKKHQISYTYWTWNPDSGDTGGVLKNDWKTIDQNKMKMLAKYQTPLLEAKKGK, from the coding sequence ATGAATTCCCCCATGGACCAGAACAACGCCCCGACCACCGAGACCAAGCGCACGCCGCGCTCGCAGCGTCTCCGCTTCGGTATCGCCGCGGCCGTCGTCGCTGCTGCTGCCGTGGGTGGCACTGTCACCGCTTTCGCTGTGAACAACTCCGATGGCCAGTCGGCCACCACCACCTCCGCCGCCGAGGCCAAGGCCTCCGGTGCGGGCGCCGATGGTCCGCTGTCCACCAAGAAGAGCGAGATCGTGGACGCCAACGGCAAGAAGGTCGTCCTGACCGGTGTGAACTGGTTCGGTTTCGAGACCGGCACCTACGCGCCGCACGGCCTGTGGACCCGTAACTGGGAGTCCATGCTGGACCAGATGGCCAAGCAGGGCTTCAACACCATGCGCCTGCCGTACGCGAACGAGATGTTCAAGTCGTCTGCCAAGCCCAACGGCATCGACTGGCACAAGAACCCCGATCTGAAGGGTCTCACCCCCCAGCAGATCATGGACAAGATCGTGAAGGGTGCCACCGACCGCGGCATCCGCGTGATCCTGGACCAGCACCGTCCTGACCAGTACGGCCAGAGTGAGCTGTGGTACTCGCAGAGCCTCAGCGAGAAGCAGTGGATGGACGACTGGGTCAAGCTGGCCAAGCGCTACAAGAACAACGACCGGGTGATCGGCGCCGACCTCCACAATGAGCCGCGTGGCCAGGCCACGTGGGGCGACGGCAACCCGAAGACCGACTGGCAGCTTGCCGCCACCAAGGCCGGTAACGCCATCCACAAGGTCAACAAGAACTGGCTGATCTTCGTCGAGGGTACGGACCGCCACAAGAACGAGCAGTTCTGGTGGGGCGGTGACCTCCAGGGTGTGAAGAAGCACCCGGTGAAGCTCAAGGAGCCGAACAAGGTCGTCTACTCGGCCCACGACTACGGTCCGGGCGTCTACAACCAGAACTGGTTCATGGCGAAGGACTTCCCGAAGAACATGCCGGCCATCTGGGAGAAGCACTGGGCGTACATCAAGAAGCAGAACATCGCCCCGCTGCTGCTCGGTGAGTTCGGTGGTAAGAAGACCGCCGGTAAGAGCTCCGAGGCCGTGTGGCAGAACGCCCTGATGGACTACCTCAAGAAGCACCAGATCAGCTACACCTACTGGACCTGGAACCCGGACTCGGGTGACACCGGCGGTGTGCTGAAGAACGACTGGAAGACCATCGACCAGAACAAGATGAAGATGCTGGCCAAGTACCAGACGCCGCTTCTGGAGGCGAAGAAGGGGAAGTAA
- a CDS encoding aromatic ring-opening dioxygenase LigA yields the protein MPEYDDDWDVPEDRDDPENEEDILEDEDVPDEDVPDEEDILEEEEIPDEENTLGEEDTPDGDKKKKLTWKTVLLALVVFAIVGSLVQVVARGGFGGALNTTGGGGGSAPKKEHSRQEQEIRPPKQPKTIKLGNQRVPQASGPIIVINPGLVNPGGSAAVEGGGFDKKATVDILLKVRKSDTKGRAIGSVRSDKFGSIYARFTMPESAGNRPATLVAQQRGSTKAAEAKVITGGAVGTAKINKLVGRPGDVVTVTARGFRPGETIDVFWGRTTGIPVTTLHTDSSGGVGQAAIKVGVAPTGSSTLVLVGKRSKTTATAPFQMLAMYPSMKSKPYALKAGQRITLSANKFAPGERVLVYINSTGGLPAFTAQANGMGQIRDVAFNVPFGLKGRQTLMAIGDQSRAVVRSGFTVLPYSPSAEPSAFGGRAGTTLSFYVAGFAPGETVTAYAGSGSKGQRKIGTFQVDSRGKASAVGSYKITTADESGVAFQLIGQKSGGIAKASINMSQGRGD from the coding sequence ATGCCTGAGTACGACGACGACTGGGATGTTCCGGAGGACAGGGATGATCCCGAGAACGAGGAGGATATCCTCGAGGACGAGGACGTCCCCGACGAGGACGTCCCCGACGAGGAGGACATCCTCGAGGAGGAGGAAATCCCCGACGAGGAGAACACCCTCGGCGAGGAGGACACCCCCGACGGTGACAAGAAGAAAAAGCTCACCTGGAAAACCGTCCTGCTGGCTCTCGTGGTCTTCGCGATCGTCGGATCGCTCGTCCAGGTGGTCGCGCGCGGCGGCTTCGGAGGCGCCCTGAACACCACCGGCGGCGGGGGCGGGAGCGCTCCGAAGAAGGAGCACTCCCGGCAGGAGCAGGAGATACGCCCGCCCAAGCAGCCCAAGACCATCAAGCTGGGCAACCAGCGGGTCCCCCAGGCATCCGGGCCGATCATCGTGATCAACCCCGGTCTGGTGAACCCCGGCGGCAGCGCCGCGGTCGAGGGCGGTGGCTTCGACAAGAAGGCCACGGTGGACATCCTGCTCAAGGTCCGGAAGTCGGACACCAAGGGCCGCGCCATCGGCAGCGTGCGCTCGGACAAGTTCGGGTCGATCTACGCCCGGTTCACCATGCCCGAGAGCGCGGGCAACCGGCCCGCGACCCTGGTCGCCCAGCAGCGCGGCAGCACCAAGGCGGCGGAGGCCAAGGTGATCACCGGTGGCGCGGTCGGCACCGCGAAGATCAACAAGCTGGTCGGCCGCCCCGGCGACGTGGTGACGGTCACCGCCCGCGGCTTCCGCCCGGGTGAGACGATCGACGTCTTCTGGGGCCGGACCACCGGTATCCCCGTCACCACGCTGCACACCGACAGCAGCGGCGGCGTCGGCCAGGCGGCGATCAAGGTGGGCGTGGCCCCGACCGGCTCCAGCACCCTGGTCCTGGTGGGCAAGCGCAGCAAGACCACGGCCACCGCGCCCTTCCAGATGCTGGCCATGTACCCCTCGATGAAGTCCAAGCCGTACGCGCTCAAGGCCGGCCAGCGGATCACGCTGTCCGCCAACAAGTTCGCGCCCGGCGAGCGGGTGCTGGTCTACATCAACTCCACCGGCGGTCTGCCGGCCTTCACCGCCCAGGCGAACGGCATGGGGCAGATCCGCGACGTGGCGTTCAACGTGCCGTTCGGCCTCAAGGGGCGGCAGACGCTGATGGCGATCGGCGACCAGAGCCGGGCCGTGGTCCGCTCGGGCTTCACCGTGCTGCCGTACTCCCCGTCCGCCGAGCCCAGCGCCTTCGGCGGCAGGGCGGGCACCACGCTGAGCTTCTACGTCGCGGGGTTCGCCCCGGGCGAGACGGTGACCGCGTACGCCGGGTCGGGCTCGAAGGGCCAGCGCAAGATCGGGACCTTCCAGGTGGACAGCCGGGGCAAGGCGTCGGCCGTGGGCTCGTACAAGATCACCACGGCGGACGAGAGCGGTGTGGCCTTCCAGCTCATCGGTCAGAAGAGCGGTGGCATCGCGAAGGCGAGCATCAACATGTCCCAGGGACGCGGAGATTAG
- a CDS encoding 1,4-beta cellobiohydrolase, giving the protein MITKLCGRVRRLRPPAGGRKPRWAGRGIAQLIVMVLVVEVVMAATTVQALFVGPVRQPNGKPSLPVAKPFFPATTRFYTDPHNPAATWVRDHPHDRRAVAIGERIAAEPQAAWLTETNESLVEERTRALVRTAAAQRRLPVLVPYTIPQRDCQQLSSGGAGDTAAYGRWSEALTRGIGDGRAIVILEPDALAHMSCLKRRQQAERFAALSYAARALQRGAPRARVYYDAGNSGWQPARTMADRLRRAGIERYGDGIAVNVSNFNATADEVRYGLSVIRELRRPRLGVVVDTSRNGAGPTRKHSFCDPPGRKLGRPPTAATGIPGIDAFLWVKQPGQADGCAAGAGMFLPGYAYRLTR; this is encoded by the coding sequence ATGATCACGAAACTGTGCGGACGCGTCCGCCGCCTCCGCCCGCCGGCCGGCGGACGTAAGCCCAGGTGGGCGGGGCGGGGCATCGCCCAGCTGATCGTGATGGTGCTGGTGGTCGAGGTGGTGATGGCGGCGACCACCGTGCAGGCCCTGTTCGTGGGCCCGGTACGGCAGCCGAACGGCAAGCCGTCACTCCCCGTGGCCAAGCCGTTCTTCCCGGCGACGACCCGCTTCTACACCGACCCCCACAACCCGGCCGCGACCTGGGTGCGGGACCATCCGCACGACCGGCGGGCGGTGGCCATCGGCGAGCGGATCGCCGCCGAGCCCCAGGCCGCCTGGCTCACCGAGACCAATGAGTCCCTGGTCGAGGAGCGGACCCGCGCCCTGGTCCGCACCGCCGCCGCCCAGCGACGGCTGCCGGTGCTGGTCCCGTACACCATCCCGCAGCGCGACTGCCAGCAGCTGAGCTCCGGCGGCGCCGGGGACACGGCCGCCTACGGGCGCTGGAGCGAGGCCCTCACCCGGGGGATAGGGGACGGGCGCGCCATCGTCATCCTGGAGCCGGACGCGCTCGCCCATATGAGCTGTCTCAAGCGGCGGCAGCAGGCGGAGCGGTTCGCGGCGCTGTCGTACGCGGCGCGGGCGCTCCAGCGGGGGGCGCCACGGGCCCGGGTCTACTACGACGCCGGGAACTCCGGATGGCAGCCCGCGCGCACCATGGCCGATCGGCTGCGGCGCGCCGGAATAGAGCGGTACGGGGACGGGATAGCGGTCAACGTCTCCAACTTCAACGCCACCGCCGACGAGGTGCGCTACGGACTCTCGGTGATCAGGGAGCTGCGCCGGCCCCGGCTGGGGGTCGTGGTCGACACCAGCCGCAATGGGGCGGGGCCCACGCGGAAGCACAGCTTCTGTGATCCGCCGGGCCGCAAGCTGGGCAGGCCCCCCACCGCCGCCACGGGCATCCCCGGCATCGACGCCTTCCTGTGGGTCAAGCAGCCGGGGCAGGCGGACGGCTGTGCCGCCGGTGCGGGCATGTTCCTGCCCGGCTACGCGTACCGGCTGACGCGCTGA
- a CDS encoding glycosyl transferase family 2, whose amino-acid sequence MQRFRTFSERTGEPGEEADTSAGKARKRTGMLRRALPVRNPMAGMSGLALRFAVVGGGGALVNTVVLFVLYHWAGLPLLAASAIAVELAVVHNYLLNDRWTFAVATPSLRRFIKFNVSVLGGLGVNVLIVWSLVRGGTHLLLANCLGIAAAFAVNFASSTGWVWGRRSR is encoded by the coding sequence ATGCAGCGTTTCCGAACGTTCAGCGAGCGCACCGGAGAGCCGGGCGAAGAGGCGGATACCTCCGCCGGCAAGGCCCGTAAGCGGACCGGAATGCTCCGGCGAGCCCTCCCGGTCCGGAACCCGATGGCCGGTATGTCCGGGCTGGCCCTTCGGTTCGCGGTCGTCGGCGGGGGCGGTGCGCTCGTGAACACGGTGGTCCTCTTCGTTCTTTATCACTGGGCCGGACTTCCGCTCCTGGCGGCGTCGGCGATAGCGGTGGAACTCGCCGTGGTTCACAACTATCTGCTGAACGACCGGTGGACCTTCGCGGTCGCCACTCCGTCCCTGCGGCGATTCATCAAGTTCAATGTCTCGGTCCTGGGCGGACTCGGGGTCAATGTGCTCATCGTCTGGTCACTGGTGCGCGGCGGAACGCATCTGCTGCTGGCGAATTGCCTCGGCATCGCGGCGGCTTTCGCGGTCAACTTCGCGTCGAGTACCGGCTGGGTCTGGGGGAGGCGGAGCCGATGA
- a CDS encoding RNA polymerase sigma factor, which translates to MADRDAHQQRMFAEYVLPEVEVLLRVAMSLTTQRADAEDLVQDTLLRAYRAVGRFDGRHPRAWLLTIMRHAEVSRRRQRRPRLLDDPDTELERLVPARDATPEELVVDTTFDEAVDAAFTALPLRDQQVVRLVHVDGLSYAEAAQVLDVPKGTVMSRLHRARKRIRNQLLAAGVESERGGA; encoded by the coding sequence GTGGCTGACCGGGACGCCCATCAGCAGCGCATGTTCGCTGAGTATGTGCTGCCCGAGGTCGAGGTGCTGCTGCGCGTGGCCATGTCACTGACCACCCAGCGAGCCGACGCCGAGGATCTCGTGCAGGACACGTTACTACGGGCGTACCGGGCAGTCGGCCGTTTTGACGGGAGACATCCACGGGCCTGGCTGCTGACGATCATGCGGCACGCGGAGGTCAGCCGACGCCGCCAGCGCCGGCCCCGGCTGCTCGACGATCCGGATACGGAACTGGAGCGGCTGGTCCCCGCCCGGGACGCGACACCGGAGGAACTGGTGGTCGACACGACGTTCGACGAGGCAGTGGACGCCGCGTTCACGGCGCTTCCGCTGCGGGACCAGCAGGTGGTGCGGCTGGTGCATGTGGACGGGCTGTCGTACGCGGAGGCCGCACAGGTGCTGGACGTCCCCAAGGGAACGGTGATGAGCAGGCTGCACCGGGCGCGCAAGCGGATCCGGAACCAGCTGCTGGCCGCGGGAGTGGAATCGGAGCGAGGTGGCGCATGA